One region of Corvus hawaiiensis isolate bCorHaw1 chromosome 12, bCorHaw1.pri.cur, whole genome shotgun sequence genomic DNA includes:
- the NECAB2 gene encoding N-terminal EF-hand calcium-binding protein 2 isoform X2, whose protein sequence is MMMGSCPWRSSRPSFLMGHSTKKNLRSSFMPLTQTTLNYFADHMGDYEDVLASLEMLNLSILKAMDYTKRVYESGSNVDQFVTRFLLKETANQTQSLLSSVESAVDAIDEQTNPARHYPSKDGHGLSDTWYDNRVPSYSPTTWMVPREQGKSFQTGSPDTKAEGLEGQINRLAKLIGKLEDKTLWFDLHQRLSDSESTACTYLLLVRNEMTVTHKHLGEFCSSLKQYLKSVAGERDCFHVTAVKLPDGVTFIIYEFWETEEDWKRHLQSATCKGFQHVKVDTLSQPEAVSSVAVPAAWCTLSRE, encoded by the exons ATGATGGGAAGCTGTCCCTGGAGGAGTTCCAGGCCTTCTTTTCTGATGGGACACTCAACGAAGAAGAACTTGAGAAGCTCTTTCATGCCATTGACTCAGACAACACTAA ACTATTTTGCTGACCATATGGGAGACTATGAAGATGTTTTGGCCTCCCTGGAGATGCTGAACCTCTCCATCCTGAAGGCCATGGACTACACCAAACGG GTGTACGAGAGCGGCAGCAACGTGGACCAGTTCGTGACCCGCTTCCTGCTGAAGGAGACGGCGAACCAGACCCAGTCGCTGCTGAGCTCCGTGGAGAGTGCTGTGGATGCCATCGACGAGCAAACCAACCCCGCCAG GCACTACCCCAGCAAGGATGGTCACGGCCTGAGTGACACCTGGTATGACAACCGCGTGCCCAGCTACTCTCCCACCACCTGGATGGTCCCCAGGGAACAAGGAAAGAGCTTCCAGACTG GTTCCCCCGACACcaaggcagaggggctggaggggcagaTCAACAGGCTGGCCAAGCTGATTGGCAAGCTGGAGGACAAG ACCCTCTGGTTTGACCTGCACCAGAGGCTGTCGGACAGCGAGAGCACAGCTTGCACG TACCTGCTCCTGGTGCGGAACGAGATGACGGTGACACACAAGCACCTGGGCGAGTTTTGCAGCTCCCTGAAGCAGTACCTGAAGAGCGTGGCCGGGGAGCGGGACTGCTTCCA CGTCACCGCTGTGAAGCTGCCTGATGGGGTCACCTTCATCATCTATGAGTTCTGGGAGACGGAGGAGGACTGGAAGAG GCACCTGCAGAGTGCCACATGCAAGGGCTTCCAGCACGTCAAGGTGGACACGCTGAGCCAGCCTGAGGCCGTCTCCAGCGTGGCCGTGCCAG ctgcctggtgcACCCTGAGCCGAGAGTGA